A stretch of the Candidatus Binataceae bacterium genome encodes the following:
- a CDS encoding alkaline phosphatase family protein: protein MKGRKFLKAKLRSGAAIGAMVLMTASTALAGGSILGDLGGGFPGGGKIRHVLLISIDGMHAVDYANCANGIPGFNGGAPFCPNIAAVGATAINYTAASTSKPSDSFPGLMALVTGGSPRTYGAYYDVAYDRVLAPPTKTTGNGSQAGSCTPNTPNGTTTEYEEGDDIDQTQLNGGAPAGTDGGVASLDPAKLIRDPYNNCAPVYPWNFIRTNTIFGVIHKAGGYTAWSDKHPAYSAVSGPGNGPVNLDDYYAPEINSNAGPLPVTTPLGFNCNNLNVPADDAYTDDFQAIQCYDTLKVNAIVNEIDGLTHNGKSRAKVPAIFGMNFQAMSVGQKLIEKSVGTGGYVDSIGTPSAELLTEIQFVDKSIGEFTSELNKKGLLSSTLIILTAKHGQSPIDPARYDAILNNPGGTTPATILENDGLLAETSANFNGIGPTEDDVSLIWLANSSELATAVADLEAQATDIGLGMLFDGPALAINYNTPGTSTAQIPTSNDPRTPDIIVTPNVGVTYTGSSKKLAEHGGFAHDDTNVIMLVSNPSFKPATITAAVQTAQVAPTILQALGLNPDSLDGVRLEGTEVLPGVPLNGGF, encoded by the coding sequence ATGAAAGGAAGAAAATTCCTGAAGGCTAAATTACGGTCGGGTGCCGCGATTGGCGCGATGGTGCTGATGACGGCCTCGACCGCGCTCGCCGGGGGCTCGATTCTCGGCGATCTTGGCGGTGGTTTTCCAGGCGGCGGCAAAATCCGTCACGTCCTGCTGATCAGTATCGACGGCATGCACGCCGTCGATTACGCCAACTGCGCCAACGGTATCCCGGGTTTCAACGGCGGCGCGCCGTTCTGCCCGAATATCGCGGCAGTCGGCGCAACGGCGATCAACTACACTGCGGCCAGCACTTCAAAGCCCTCGGATTCGTTTCCTGGCCTGATGGCTCTGGTGACCGGCGGATCGCCGCGCACCTACGGCGCGTATTATGACGTCGCATACGATCGCGTGCTCGCTCCTCCCACGAAAACCACGGGCAACGGCTCGCAAGCCGGAAGCTGCACGCCCAACACGCCCAACGGCACGACCACGGAATATGAAGAGGGCGACGATATTGATCAGACGCAGCTAAATGGCGGTGCACCGGCCGGCACCGATGGCGGTGTCGCTTCGCTCGATCCGGCCAAGCTCATCCGCGATCCGTACAACAACTGCGCGCCCGTTTACCCGTGGAACTTCATTCGCACCAACACGATTTTCGGCGTGATTCACAAGGCCGGCGGCTATACCGCGTGGTCGGACAAGCATCCCGCGTACTCGGCGGTATCGGGTCCCGGCAACGGTCCGGTCAACCTCGACGATTACTACGCGCCGGAGATCAATTCGAACGCGGGCCCATTGCCTGTGACCACTCCTCTTGGGTTCAACTGCAACAACCTCAACGTACCTGCGGATGATGCGTATACCGACGATTTCCAGGCGATCCAGTGCTACGACACACTCAAAGTCAACGCGATCGTCAATGAGATCGACGGCCTGACCCATAACGGTAAGTCGAGGGCAAAAGTCCCTGCCATTTTCGGGATGAACTTCCAGGCGATGAGCGTAGGCCAGAAGCTCATCGAGAAGAGCGTCGGCACGGGCGGCTACGTCGATTCGATCGGCACGCCGAGCGCTGAGCTCCTCACCGAGATACAATTTGTTGACAAATCGATTGGCGAGTTCACCTCTGAGCTCAACAAGAAAGGACTGCTGAGCTCGACCCTGATAATCCTGACCGCCAAGCACGGCCAGTCGCCGATCGATCCGGCTCGCTACGACGCGATCCTGAACAATCCTGGCGGCACCACGCCCGCGACGATCCTTGAGAACGACGGGCTGCTGGCGGAGACGTCTGCGAACTTCAACGGTATCGGACCAACCGAAGACGACGTGTCGCTGATCTGGCTCGCCAATTCAAGCGAGCTGGCGACTGCTGTCGCCGATCTGGAGGCGCAGGCTACTGATATCGGGCTCGGAATGCTTTTCGATGGGCCGGCGCTTGCGATTAACTACAACACGCCCGGCACCAGCACCGCGCAGATACCGACCAGCAACGATCCGCGCACTCCCGACATCATCGTGACGCCCAACGTCGGCGTGACCTATACCGGCAGCTCGAAGAAGCTCGCGGAGCACGGCGGCTTCGCGCATGACGACACTAACGTGATCATGCTGGTCTCGAATCCGAGCTTCAAACCCGCGACGATCACTGCTGCGGTTCAGACTGCGCAGGTGGCGCCGACGATCCTGCAGGCGCTGGGGCTGAATCCCGACAGCCTCGATGGCGTCCGCCTCGAAGGCACGGAGGTGCTGCCCGGCGTTCCGCTCAATGGCGGCTTCTAA